A single region of the Marmota flaviventris isolate mMarFla1 chromosome 10, mMarFla1.hap1, whole genome shotgun sequence genome encodes:
- the Pla2g5 gene encoding phospholipase A2 group V — protein sequence MKGLLTLAWFLAYGVPAVPGGLLDLKSMIEKVTGKNALKNYGFYGCYCGWGGRGTPKDGTDWCCWMHDRCYGRLEDEGCGIRTQSYQYRFTRGLVICEHGPFCQVGLCACDRKLVYCLKRNLWSYNPHYQYFPNIFCS from the exons ATGAAGGGGCTCCTCACACTGGCTTGGTTCCTGGCTTATG GTGTGCCTGCCGTGCCAGGGGGCTTGCTGGACCTGAAGTCCATGATCGAGAAGGTGACTGGCAAGAATGCCCTGAAGAACTACGGCTTCTACGGCTGTTACTGTGGCTGGGGCGGCCGAGGAACTCCCAAGGATGGCACTGACTG GTGCTGTTGGATGCATGACCGCTGCTATGGGCGGCTGGAGGACGAGGGCTGTGGCATCCGGACACAGTCATACCAGTACCGATTCACGCGGGGCCTGGTCATCTGTG AACACGGGCCCTTCTGTCAAGTGGGTCTCTGTGCCTGTGACCGGAAGCTTGTCTACTGCCTGAAGAGAAACCTCTGGAGCTACAACCCTCATTACCAGTACTTCCCCAACATCTTCTGCTCCTAG